Proteins encoded in a region of the Panicum hallii strain FIL2 chromosome 3, PHallii_v3.1, whole genome shotgun sequence genome:
- the LOC112887306 gene encoding probable magnesium transporter NIPA6 isoform X1 — protein MGGGGEGASGPELSTDNVKGIVLALLSSGFIGASFIIKKKGLRRAAVASGVRAGVGGYSYLMEPLWWVGMITMIVGEVANFVAYAFAPAVLVTPLGALSIIVSAVLAHFILNERLHALGVLGCVMCIAGSVVIVIHAPQEQEITSVREIWNMATQPAFLLYVASVIVIVFVLVFYFSPLYGQSNVLIYTAICSLMGSLSVMSVKALGTSLKLTFEGTNQLIYPETWFFMLVVATCVLTQMNYLNKALDTFNTAIVSPIYYVMFTTLTILASVIMFKDWSGQSPGSIISEICGLIVVLSGTILLHVTKDYERIPQARSVYAPLSPSLTTRLNGELLKHVEDERTMDEEKALRRQEMY, from the exons atGGGGGGAGGGGGGGAAGGGGCCTCCGGGCCGGAGCTGTCGACGGACAACGTGAAGGGGATAGTCCTGGCGCTGCTCTCCAGCGGCTTCATCGGCGCCAGCTTCATCATCAAGAAGAAGGGCCTCCGCCGGGCCGCCGTCGCCTCCGGTGTCCGCGCAG GTGTCGGCGGGTACTCGTATCTCATGGAGCCCCTGTGGTGGGTTGGCATGATCACTA TGATCGTGGGAGAGGTTGCCAATTTCGTGGCATATGCCTTCGCCCCTGCTGTGTTGGTTACTCCACTTGGAGCACTCAGCATAATTGTTAG TGCAGTGCTGGCTCATTTCATTCTTAATGAGAGGTTGCATGCCCTCGGGGTGCTCGGCTGCGTGATGTGCATAGCTGGGTCTGTGGTCATTGTTATCCATGCTCCGCAGGAGCAGGAGATTACATCGGTTAGGGAAATATGGAACATGGCAACACAACCTG CTTTCTTGTTATATGTTGCTTCAGTTATTGTGATTGTTTTTGTCCTGGTGTTCTATTTCTCCCCTCTATATGGGCAGTCCAATGTGTTGATCTACACCGCCATTTGCTCTTTAATGGGTTCTCTTTCG GTCATGAGTGTTAAAGCTCTTGGCACATCGTTAAAGCTGACTTTCGAAGGGACAAACCAATTAATATATCCTGAGACTTGGTTCTTTATGCTTGTTGTGGCTACTTGTGTGCTGACACAGATGAATTATTTGAATAAG GCACTTGACACATTCAATACAGCAATTGTATCTCCAATATATTACGTGATGTTCACAACTCTCACAATACTTGCGAGCGTCATAATGTTCAAG GATTGGTCTGGTCAAAGCCCTGGAAGCATCATTTCTGAAATTTGTGGCCTGATTGTGGTGTTGTCTGGTACCATTTTGTTGCATGTGACGAAGGATTATGAAAGGATCCCACAAGCAAGAA GTGTTTATGCACCATTATCTCCCTCCTTGACAACTAGATTAAATGGAGAATTGTTGAAGCATGTTGAGGATGAGAGGACTATGGACGAAGAAAAGGCCTTGAGAAGACAAGAGATGTACTAG
- the LOC112887306 gene encoding probable magnesium transporter NIPA3 isoform X2: MGGGGEGASGPELSTDNVKGIVLALLSSGFIGASFIIKKKGLRRAAVASGVRAGVGGYSYLMEPLWWVGMITMIVGEVANFVAYAFAPAVLVTPLGALSIIVSAVLAHFILNERLHALGVLGCVMCIAGSVVIVIHAPQEQEITSVREIWNMATQPAFLLYVASVIVIVFVLVFYFSPLYGQSNVLIYTAICSLMGSLSVMSVKALGTSLKLTFEGTNQLIYPETWFFMLVVATCVLTQMNYLNKALDTFNTAIVSPIYYVMFTTLTILASVIMFKDWSGQSPGSIISEICGLIVVLSGTILLHVTKDYERIPQARN; encoded by the exons atGGGGGGAGGGGGGGAAGGGGCCTCCGGGCCGGAGCTGTCGACGGACAACGTGAAGGGGATAGTCCTGGCGCTGCTCTCCAGCGGCTTCATCGGCGCCAGCTTCATCATCAAGAAGAAGGGCCTCCGCCGGGCCGCCGTCGCCTCCGGTGTCCGCGCAG GTGTCGGCGGGTACTCGTATCTCATGGAGCCCCTGTGGTGGGTTGGCATGATCACTA TGATCGTGGGAGAGGTTGCCAATTTCGTGGCATATGCCTTCGCCCCTGCTGTGTTGGTTACTCCACTTGGAGCACTCAGCATAATTGTTAG TGCAGTGCTGGCTCATTTCATTCTTAATGAGAGGTTGCATGCCCTCGGGGTGCTCGGCTGCGTGATGTGCATAGCTGGGTCTGTGGTCATTGTTATCCATGCTCCGCAGGAGCAGGAGATTACATCGGTTAGGGAAATATGGAACATGGCAACACAACCTG CTTTCTTGTTATATGTTGCTTCAGTTATTGTGATTGTTTTTGTCCTGGTGTTCTATTTCTCCCCTCTATATGGGCAGTCCAATGTGTTGATCTACACCGCCATTTGCTCTTTAATGGGTTCTCTTTCG GTCATGAGTGTTAAAGCTCTTGGCACATCGTTAAAGCTGACTTTCGAAGGGACAAACCAATTAATATATCCTGAGACTTGGTTCTTTATGCTTGTTGTGGCTACTTGTGTGCTGACACAGATGAATTATTTGAATAAG GCACTTGACACATTCAATACAGCAATTGTATCTCCAATATATTACGTGATGTTCACAACTCTCACAATACTTGCGAGCGTCATAATGTTCAAG GATTGGTCTGGTCAAAGCCCTGGAAGCATCATTTCTGAAATTTGTGGCCTGATTGTGGTGTTGTCTGGTACCATTTTGTTGCATGTGACGAAGGATTATGAAAGGATCCCACAAGCAAGAA ATTAA